The following are encoded together in the Drosophila biarmipes strain raj3 chromosome 3L, RU_DBia_V1.1, whole genome shotgun sequence genome:
- the LOC108035571 gene encoding lysosome membrane protein 2 isoform X2 — protein sequence MLLATPTAPKCQQDRLAVIIIGIITLTLGIILSSMPWLDYFILKNLRLWNDTLSYHYWQRPGVIRLTKLYIYNVTNPDGFLRGEKPHLQEVGPFVYREDMQKVNVKFHENNYTVSYQHKKILQFVPELSIDKDTPITTPNIPLLTLTSLSPKLGYLLSKTISVVVTAAQFKPFINVTAEQLAFGYDDALVSLAHRFYPKHMRPMERMGLLLGRNGTLTEVSSVRTGMDSMDQFGYIDQLNGMDHLPHWSEPPCTSIAGSEGSFFPPRELTKSEMVHIYDKDLCRIIPLKYVESLEKDGIAADLFRLPNNSYGDSAHNPENKCYDSSDYEPIQGLQNISPCQYGAPVYISNPHFFESHPDLLNSVEGLKPEREKHETYFKIQPKLGVPLEGKVRIQLNLKVTRAKDVYPVRDFRDFVFPVMWLEEGISELTPAIKRWIYLGTVIAPSAVPIGSYLMILGGAFAIIFSFVRAYQNVVFARDPTLEILEMGRRSLRRGSDFIAHQQHRLLIHHRDSYSLLRHGPMATCLGEGNREEDSEPIIDGSLSAGISQES from the exons atgctgctggccacgcccaccgccccaAAGTGCCAGCAAG ATAGACTAGCTGTGATAATTATtggaataattactttaaccTTAGGCATTATTTTATCTTCCATGCCTTGGCTGGACTATTTCATACTAAAG AACTTAAGGCTGTGGAACGATACATTGAGCTATCACTATTGGCAAAGGCCTGGCGTCATCCGACTGACCAAGCTCTACATCTACAATGTGACCAATCCAGATGGTTTCCTGCGGGGTGAGAAGCCCCATTTGCAGGAAGTGGGTCCTTTTGTCTACAG GGAAGACATGCAGAAGGTGAATGTCAAGTTTCACGAGAATAACTACACCGTGTCATATCAGCATAAGAAGATACTGCAATTTGTTCCTGAACTGAGTATTGATAAGGACACGCCCATCACCACGCCCAACATCCCGCTGCTG ACCCTCACCAGCCTCAGTCCTAAGCTCGGATATCTGCTGTCGAAAACCATATCCGTGGTGGTAACGGCTGCCCAGTTCAAGCCCTTCATCAATGTCACTGCCGAGCAGCTGGCCTTCGGCTACGACGATGCCCTGGTGAGCCTGGCCCACAGGTTCTACCCGAAGCACATGCGGCCCATGGAGAGAATGGGCCTGCTCCTGGGTCGCAACGGCACCCTCACGGAGGTGTCCTCCGTCAGGACGGGCATGGATAGCATGGACCAGTTTGGCTACATAGACCAGCTGAATGGCATGGATCATCTGCCGCACTGGAGTGAGCCACCGTGCACAAGTATAGCTGGATCCGAGGGATCCTTCTTTCCGCCGCGGGAACTCACCAAATCCGAGATGGTCCACATCTACGACAAGGATCTCTGCCGGATTATCCCGCTGAAGTATGTGGAGAGCCTGGAAAAGGATGGCATAGCGGCGGATCTGTTCAGGCTGCCCAATAATTCGTACGGCGATTCCGCCCACAATCCCGAGAACAAGTGCTACGACTCAAGCGACTATGAGCCCATACAGGGGCTCCAAAACATCAGTCCCTGTCAATATGGCGCCCCCGTTTACATATCCAATCCGCATTTCTTTGAATCCCATCCGGATCTTCTCAATTCTGTGGAGGGCCTGAAACCAGAACGTGAGAAGCATGAAACGTACTTCAAAATACAACCG AAACTTGGAGTACCGCTGGAGGGTAAAGTGCGGATTCAGCTGAATCTAAAGGTGACGCGTGCCAAGGACGTCTATCCAGTGCGTGATTTTCGAGACTTTGTCTTTCCGGTCATGTGGCTGGAAGAG GGCATCTCTGAGCTAACGCCCGCCATCAAGCGATGGATTTACTTGGGCACTGTAATAGCCCCAAGTGCCGTGCCCATAGGATCCTATCTGATGATCCTGGGCGGAGCCTTTGCCATCATCTTCAGCTTTGTGCGAGCCTATCAGAACGTGGTTTTCGCCCGGGATCCCACGCTGGAGATCCTCGAGATGGGCAGGAGGTCCTTGAGGCGGGGCAGCGATTTCATAGCCCATCAGCAGCACAGGTTACTCATCCATCATCGGGACAGCTACTCCCTGCTGAGGCATGGACCCATGGCCACCTGTTTGGGCGAGGGAAACCGGGAGGAGGACTCGGAGCCCATTATCGATGGCAGCCTCAGTGCGGGAATCAGTCAGGAGTCTTAG
- the LOC108035571 gene encoding lysosome membrane protein 2 isoform X3, which yields MPWLDYFILKNLRLWNDTLSYHYWQRPGVIRLTKLYIYNVTNPDGFLRGEKPHLQEVGPFVYREDMQKVNVKFHENNYTVSYQHKKILQFVPELSIDKDTPITTPNIPLLTLTSLSPKLGYLLSKTISVVVTAAQFKPFINVTAEQLAFGYDDALVSLAHRFYPKHMRPMERMGLLLGRNGTLTEVSSVRTGMDSMDQFGYIDQLNGMDHLPHWSEPPCTSIAGSEGSFFPPRELTKSEMVHIYDKDLCRIIPLKYVESLEKDGIAADLFRLPNNSYGDSAHNPENKCYDSSDYEPIQGLQNISPCQYGAPVYISNPHFFESHPDLLNSVEGLKPEREKHETYFKIQPKLGVPLEGKVRIQLNLKVTRAKDVYPVRDFRDFVFPVMWLEEGISELTPAIKRWIYLGTVIAPSAVPIGSYLMILGGAFAIIFSFVRAYQNVVFARDPTLEILEMGRRSLRRGSDFIAHQQHRLLIHHRDSYSLLRHGPMATCLGEGNREEDSEPIIDGSLSAGISQES from the exons ATGCCTTGGCTGGACTATTTCATACTAAAG AACTTAAGGCTGTGGAACGATACATTGAGCTATCACTATTGGCAAAGGCCTGGCGTCATCCGACTGACCAAGCTCTACATCTACAATGTGACCAATCCAGATGGTTTCCTGCGGGGTGAGAAGCCCCATTTGCAGGAAGTGGGTCCTTTTGTCTACAG GGAAGACATGCAGAAGGTGAATGTCAAGTTTCACGAGAATAACTACACCGTGTCATATCAGCATAAGAAGATACTGCAATTTGTTCCTGAACTGAGTATTGATAAGGACACGCCCATCACCACGCCCAACATCCCGCTGCTG ACCCTCACCAGCCTCAGTCCTAAGCTCGGATATCTGCTGTCGAAAACCATATCCGTGGTGGTAACGGCTGCCCAGTTCAAGCCCTTCATCAATGTCACTGCCGAGCAGCTGGCCTTCGGCTACGACGATGCCCTGGTGAGCCTGGCCCACAGGTTCTACCCGAAGCACATGCGGCCCATGGAGAGAATGGGCCTGCTCCTGGGTCGCAACGGCACCCTCACGGAGGTGTCCTCCGTCAGGACGGGCATGGATAGCATGGACCAGTTTGGCTACATAGACCAGCTGAATGGCATGGATCATCTGCCGCACTGGAGTGAGCCACCGTGCACAAGTATAGCTGGATCCGAGGGATCCTTCTTTCCGCCGCGGGAACTCACCAAATCCGAGATGGTCCACATCTACGACAAGGATCTCTGCCGGATTATCCCGCTGAAGTATGTGGAGAGCCTGGAAAAGGATGGCATAGCGGCGGATCTGTTCAGGCTGCCCAATAATTCGTACGGCGATTCCGCCCACAATCCCGAGAACAAGTGCTACGACTCAAGCGACTATGAGCCCATACAGGGGCTCCAAAACATCAGTCCCTGTCAATATGGCGCCCCCGTTTACATATCCAATCCGCATTTCTTTGAATCCCATCCGGATCTTCTCAATTCTGTGGAGGGCCTGAAACCAGAACGTGAGAAGCATGAAACGTACTTCAAAATACAACCG AAACTTGGAGTACCGCTGGAGGGTAAAGTGCGGATTCAGCTGAATCTAAAGGTGACGCGTGCCAAGGACGTCTATCCAGTGCGTGATTTTCGAGACTTTGTCTTTCCGGTCATGTGGCTGGAAGAG GGCATCTCTGAGCTAACGCCCGCCATCAAGCGATGGATTTACTTGGGCACTGTAATAGCCCCAAGTGCCGTGCCCATAGGATCCTATCTGATGATCCTGGGCGGAGCCTTTGCCATCATCTTCAGCTTTGTGCGAGCCTATCAGAACGTGGTTTTCGCCCGGGATCCCACGCTGGAGATCCTCGAGATGGGCAGGAGGTCCTTGAGGCGGGGCAGCGATTTCATAGCCCATCAGCAGCACAGGTTACTCATCCATCATCGGGACAGCTACTCCCTGCTGAGGCATGGACCCATGGCCACCTGTTTGGGCGAGGGAAACCGGGAGGAGGACTCGGAGCCCATTATCGATGGCAGCCTCAGTGCGGGAATCAGTCAGGAGTCTTAG
- the LOC108035571 gene encoding lysosome membrane protein 2 isoform X1: MGLEKHYLRYGRTARDHLLDWATCGRGRRQQQQQQQHLQQQQQSQQQHPQQQQQAQPSQGRRSRPHVTHRGTPLSMLISNGVRISNNRLAVIIIGIITLTLGIILSSMPWLDYFILKNLRLWNDTLSYHYWQRPGVIRLTKLYIYNVTNPDGFLRGEKPHLQEVGPFVYREDMQKVNVKFHENNYTVSYQHKKILQFVPELSIDKDTPITTPNIPLLTLTSLSPKLGYLLSKTISVVVTAAQFKPFINVTAEQLAFGYDDALVSLAHRFYPKHMRPMERMGLLLGRNGTLTEVSSVRTGMDSMDQFGYIDQLNGMDHLPHWSEPPCTSIAGSEGSFFPPRELTKSEMVHIYDKDLCRIIPLKYVESLEKDGIAADLFRLPNNSYGDSAHNPENKCYDSSDYEPIQGLQNISPCQYGAPVYISNPHFFESHPDLLNSVEGLKPEREKHETYFKIQPKLGVPLEGKVRIQLNLKVTRAKDVYPVRDFRDFVFPVMWLEEGISELTPAIKRWIYLGTVIAPSAVPIGSYLMILGGAFAIIFSFVRAYQNVVFARDPTLEILEMGRRSLRRGSDFIAHQQHRLLIHHRDSYSLLRHGPMATCLGEGNREEDSEPIIDGSLSAGISQES; the protein is encoded by the exons ATGGGCTTGGAAAAGCATTACCTGCGATATGGACGCACCGCTAGAGATCACCTCCTTGACTGGGCCACCTGTGGGCGTGGtcgacggcagcagcagcagcagcagcaacatctacagcagcaacagcaatcgcagcagcaacatccccagcagcagcaacaagcaCAGCCATCACAGGGGCGGAGGTCACGCCCCCATGTGACACACAGGGGGACGCCACTCTCCATGCTGATATCAAATGGAGTTAGGATTAGCAATA ATAGACTAGCTGTGATAATTATtggaataattactttaaccTTAGGCATTATTTTATCTTCCATGCCTTGGCTGGACTATTTCATACTAAAG AACTTAAGGCTGTGGAACGATACATTGAGCTATCACTATTGGCAAAGGCCTGGCGTCATCCGACTGACCAAGCTCTACATCTACAATGTGACCAATCCAGATGGTTTCCTGCGGGGTGAGAAGCCCCATTTGCAGGAAGTGGGTCCTTTTGTCTACAG GGAAGACATGCAGAAGGTGAATGTCAAGTTTCACGAGAATAACTACACCGTGTCATATCAGCATAAGAAGATACTGCAATTTGTTCCTGAACTGAGTATTGATAAGGACACGCCCATCACCACGCCCAACATCCCGCTGCTG ACCCTCACCAGCCTCAGTCCTAAGCTCGGATATCTGCTGTCGAAAACCATATCCGTGGTGGTAACGGCTGCCCAGTTCAAGCCCTTCATCAATGTCACTGCCGAGCAGCTGGCCTTCGGCTACGACGATGCCCTGGTGAGCCTGGCCCACAGGTTCTACCCGAAGCACATGCGGCCCATGGAGAGAATGGGCCTGCTCCTGGGTCGCAACGGCACCCTCACGGAGGTGTCCTCCGTCAGGACGGGCATGGATAGCATGGACCAGTTTGGCTACATAGACCAGCTGAATGGCATGGATCATCTGCCGCACTGGAGTGAGCCACCGTGCACAAGTATAGCTGGATCCGAGGGATCCTTCTTTCCGCCGCGGGAACTCACCAAATCCGAGATGGTCCACATCTACGACAAGGATCTCTGCCGGATTATCCCGCTGAAGTATGTGGAGAGCCTGGAAAAGGATGGCATAGCGGCGGATCTGTTCAGGCTGCCCAATAATTCGTACGGCGATTCCGCCCACAATCCCGAGAACAAGTGCTACGACTCAAGCGACTATGAGCCCATACAGGGGCTCCAAAACATCAGTCCCTGTCAATATGGCGCCCCCGTTTACATATCCAATCCGCATTTCTTTGAATCCCATCCGGATCTTCTCAATTCTGTGGAGGGCCTGAAACCAGAACGTGAGAAGCATGAAACGTACTTCAAAATACAACCG AAACTTGGAGTACCGCTGGAGGGTAAAGTGCGGATTCAGCTGAATCTAAAGGTGACGCGTGCCAAGGACGTCTATCCAGTGCGTGATTTTCGAGACTTTGTCTTTCCGGTCATGTGGCTGGAAGAG GGCATCTCTGAGCTAACGCCCGCCATCAAGCGATGGATTTACTTGGGCACTGTAATAGCCCCAAGTGCCGTGCCCATAGGATCCTATCTGATGATCCTGGGCGGAGCCTTTGCCATCATCTTCAGCTTTGTGCGAGCCTATCAGAACGTGGTTTTCGCCCGGGATCCCACGCTGGAGATCCTCGAGATGGGCAGGAGGTCCTTGAGGCGGGGCAGCGATTTCATAGCCCATCAGCAGCACAGGTTACTCATCCATCATCGGGACAGCTACTCCCTGCTGAGGCATGGACCCATGGCCACCTGTTTGGGCGAGGGAAACCGGGAGGAGGACTCGGAGCCCATTATCGATGGCAGCCTCAGTGCGGGAATCAGTCAGGAGTCTTAG